One stretch of Kwoniella pini CBS 10737 chromosome 3, complete sequence DNA includes these proteins:
- a CDS encoding ATP-dependent RNA helicase FAL1 has translation MAGINAGDEKLVFESSEAVSVAPTFEALNLKEDLLRGIYAYNFEKPSAIQQRAIIPIMRGRDVIAQAQSGTGKTATFSISALQSIDTKIRETQVLVLSPTRELAIQIQTVVLALGDYMNVSCHACIGGTSVGEDIRKLEAGQQVVSGTPGRVFDMIRRRNLRTKDIKMLILDESDELLNKGFKDQIYDIYRYLPPATQVVVVSATLPHDVLEMTTKFMTDPVRILVKRDELTLEGIKQFFVAVEKEDWKFDTLCDLYDTLTITQAVIFCNTRRKVDWLTEKMREANFTVSSMHGEMVQKERDAIMAEFRGGQSRVLITTDVWARGIDVQQVSLVINYDLPTSRENYLHRIGRSGRFGRKGVAINFVTVEDVRILRDIEQYYSTQIDEMPMNVTELT, from the exons ATGGCGGGAATCAATGC TGGAGATGAAAAGCTCGTCTTCGAGTCTTCCGAGGCTGTCTCGGTG GCTCCTACTT TCGAGGCACTCAActtaaaagaagatttattacGAGGTATCTATGCGTATAACTTTGAAAAACCATCTGCAATTCAACAAAGAGCTATTATACCCATTATGAGAGGTAGAGATGTTAttgctcaagctcaatcaGGAACAGGTAAAACAGCTACTTTCTCGATTTCAGCACTTCAATCTATCGACACAAAAATTAGAGAAACTCAAGTTTTGGTCCTCTCGCCAACAAGAGAATTGGCTATTCAAATCCAAACTGTCGTTCTGGCTTTGGGAGATTACATGAACGTATCTTGTCATGCTTGTATTGGTGGAACTAGTGTAGGAGAAGATATTAGAAAATTGGAAGCTGGTCAACAGGTCGTCAGTGGTACACCTGGTAGAGTTTTCGATATGATTAGACGAAGGAATTTGAGGACCAAAGATATCAAG ATGCTCATCCTCGATGAGTCTGATGAATTGCTCAACAAAGGATTCAAAGACCAAATCTACGATATCTATCGATACCTTCCACCTGCTACCCAAGTAGTAGTCGTTTCCGCCACTCTCCCTCACGATGTATTGGAGATGACAACGAAATTTATGACTGATCCAGTCCGAATCTTGGTTAAGCGTGATGAGTTGACTTTGGAAGGTATCAAACAATTCTTCGTTGCTGTAGAGAAGGAAGATTGGAAATTCGATACTTTATGTGATCTGTACGATAC CCTGACCATCACTCAAGCCGTTATCTTCTGTAATACTCGAAGAAAGGTAGATTGGCTCACAGAGAAAATGAGAGAAGCCAACTTCACAGTCAGTAGTATGCACGGAGAGATGGTTCAGAAAGAACGAGATGCAATTATGGCTGAGTTTAGAGGTGGTCAAAG TCGAGTATTGATTACTACCGATGTATGGGCAAGAGGTATAGATGTTCAACAAGTATCTTTAGTTATCAATTATGATTTACCAACTTCTCGTGAAAACTACCTGCACCGAATAGGTAGATCAGGTCGATTTGGTAGAAAAGGTGTAGCTATCAATTTTGTCACTGTGGAAGATGTTAGAATCTTACGAGATATTGAACAATATTACTCGACTCAAATCGACGAAATGCCTATGAACGTTACCGAGCTCACATAG